Proteins encoded in a region of the Mucispirillum schaedleri ASF457 genome:
- a CDS encoding IS3 family transposase, whose product MKRNTYYYNVKKPAALDKYAEVKASILEIYEKSNKTYGYPRITKALEKLGYTYDRKTVYKLMKELKISSLIRVKKRYK is encoded by the coding sequence ATGAAAAGAAACACTTACTATTATAATGTTAAAAAGCCTGCTGCATTAGATAAATATGCAGAAGTCAAGGCATCTATATTAGAAATATATGAAAAATCTAACAAGACTTACGGTTATCCAAGAATAACAAAGGCATTAGAGAAACTGGGTTATACTTATGACAGGAAGACCGTGTATAAATTGATGAAAGAACTAAAAATTTCATCACTAATCAGGGTTAAGAAAAGGTATAAATAA
- a CDS encoding PAS domain-containing sensor histidine kinase, with translation MQIIMNSSIAKLLNQSPIPAAIINGQTDNIWYNDAYINTFKDFPNLIDAMQNLFSMSENKVFNFINSRYSEKLEAKYKDVKYYALKEYRKSINESINFTIISIIPENKYNYNTDCAVITEEYFFMNVPQPCVIFDFHTKKIETANNAFSKICGIPVEHIRNMYIASLFHESAHIINKYLNSNLPYNKTFLISYYNLLINKTMIFEVIPIIKKESQDCKKEYKVIFMLRDIFGEIEIQRDQISEDFLCYQFLTRSISDGILIVNNGIIIDVNNAVCNLWHYDKEELINQPLSLLIPDASQYIDNVSIVKGSSIMFVGVRKDKTQFNGALKVQSFDNLNKYSMVYIVRDLTEHIAVARLMENQTDFTSEIFNIQPNMIAVFNENHMLTRCNKVFLDFFGYASIEEAIHNIGDISSRFLDSNDNNMFITNAHKDNWFILPIEHQNIEYMVGMNDKTGNYNIFNIKSTLMENNTNTFYVVSFTNITETIEKQRCIKEANNLISSYSDYLKNTLESNMLILAQYQKLATIGTMIGFITHQWKQPLNAIGLIAQNTEDILEEDDEFDKEELVEMMQSIMNHVMFMSETMENFKNFFKSEDISVPFKVSQAVKSIMVLLTPVLKKSNIEVIYDMPAQFENLKVFGVTNDLKQVIMNIIVNGKDSIVSRKEKKPELKGQITIKIDTHNDERIILSITDNGSGLSEEDLRKIFEMHYTTKGSQGTGIGMYMAQIIIEKKMNGILNVKNRDDGEKGAQIILNLPIHKGK, from the coding sequence ATGCAGATAATAATGAACTCATCAATAGCCAAATTACTTAACCAATCACCAATACCTGCTGCAATAATTAACGGACAAACAGATAATATATGGTATAATGATGCATATATAAATACATTCAAAGACTTCCCTAATTTAATAGATGCTATGCAAAACCTTTTTTCTATGAGTGAAAATAAAGTTTTTAACTTTATTAACAGCAGATATTCTGAAAAGTTAGAAGCCAAATATAAAGATGTAAAATATTATGCTTTAAAAGAGTATAGAAAATCTATTAATGAATCTATTAACTTTACTATAATATCAATAATTCCAGAAAATAAGTATAACTATAATACTGATTGTGCTGTAATTACAGAAGAATATTTTTTTATGAATGTGCCTCAGCCTTGTGTTATATTTGATTTTCATACTAAAAAAATAGAAACTGCAAATAATGCTTTTTCAAAAATATGCGGTATTCCTGTTGAGCATATCAGAAATATGTATATAGCAAGCCTTTTCCATGAAAGTGCTCATATAATAAATAAATACTTAAATTCAAACCTGCCATATAATAAAACTTTTTTAATCAGCTATTATAATTTATTAATAAATAAAACAATGATATTTGAAGTAATACCTATAATTAAAAAAGAATCTCAAGATTGTAAAAAAGAATATAAAGTTATATTTATGTTGAGAGATATTTTTGGAGAAATAGAAATACAAAGAGACCAAATCAGTGAAGATTTTCTCTGCTATCAGTTTTTAACTCGCTCTATTTCTGATGGTATTCTTATTGTAAATAACGGTATAATAATAGATGTTAATAATGCTGTATGTAATTTATGGCATTATGATAAAGAAGAATTAATAAATCAGCCGCTTTCACTTCTTATACCAGATGCATCTCAATATATTGATAATGTTTCCATAGTAAAAGGCTCATCTATTATGTTTGTTGGTGTTAGAAAAGATAAAACACAGTTCAACGGTGCATTAAAAGTGCAGTCCTTTGATAACTTAAATAAATACTCTATGGTATATATTGTTAGAGATTTAACGGAACATATTGCTGTTGCACGATTAATGGAAAACCAAACTGATTTCACATCAGAAATTTTTAATATTCAGCCAAATATGATTGCTGTTTTTAATGAAAATCACATGCTTACAAGGTGCAACAAAGTATTTTTAGATTTCTTTGGTTATGCGTCCATAGAAGAAGCTATACATAATATTGGCGATATTTCTTCAAGATTTTTAGATAGTAATGATAATAATATGTTTATTACAAATGCTCATAAAGATAACTGGTTTATACTGCCTATTGAACACCAGAATATTGAATATATGGTAGGTATGAATGATAAAACAGGCAACTATAATATATTTAACATAAAATCTACATTAATGGAAAATAATACAAATACATTCTATGTTGTTTCTTTTACAAATATTACAGAAACAATTGAAAAGCAAAGATGTATAAAAGAAGCAAATAATTTAATATCATCATATAGTGATTATTTAAAAAACACATTAGAATCAAATATGTTAATATTGGCACAGTATCAAAAACTTGCAACAATAGGAACTATGATTGGTTTTATTACTCACCAGTGGAAACAGCCGCTAAATGCTATCGGACTTATTGCACAAAATACTGAAGATATTTTAGAAGAAGATGATGAATTTGATAAAGAAGAGTTAGTAGAGATGATGCAGTCCATTATGAACCATGTAATGTTTATGTCTGAAACTATGGAAAACTTTAAAAATTTCTTTAAATCAGAAGATATTAGTGTTCCATTCAAAGTAAGTCAGGCAGTTAAATCTATTATGGTTCTTTTAACACCTGTTTTGAAAAAAAGTAATATTGAAGTCATATATGATATGCCTGCTCAGTTTGAAAATTTAAAAGTCTTTGGGGTTACTAATGATTTAAAACAAGTTATTATGAATATTATTGTCAATGGCAAAGATTCCATTGTATCAAGAAAAGAAAAAAAACCTGAATTAAAAGGACAAATTACTATTAAAATAGACACTCATAATGATGAAAGAATTATTTTAAGCATTACAGATAACGGCTCAGGTCTTAGTGAAGAAGATTTAAGAAAAATATTTGAAATGCACTATACAACTAAAGGCTCTCAAGGAACAGGCATAGGTATGTATATGGCTCAAATAATTATAGAAAAGAAAATGAATGGCATACTTAATGTTAAAAACAGAGATGATGGAGAAAAAGGCGCACAAATTATCTTAAATCTGCCAATACATAAAGGAAAGTAG
- a CDS encoding prepilin peptidase, which translates to MNVLLIIFIGIIGLVFGSFMNVLIMRVPKNISIVKPSSFCPQCMENISWKDNIPVISYILLKGRCRHCKKSIPIMYPLTEILSSLLFVVIYLKFGLSLMFFKYVIFIFLVLVVSLTDIYTSTGDFETGMIPTVYIALGILAGLIFAFFEGYTAYYLAGIAAGYLVLFFPAYFYSLIRHKEGMGEGDFMFFAMAGAFTGLGSIPAILTFAAFFGIVAGIVVVTVTKDRNYPIPFAPMLGVSAIIYVFFEELLNSYNWSSFIIN; encoded by the coding sequence ATGAATGTGTTATTAATTATTTTTATTGGCATTATTGGTTTAGTTTTTGGCAGCTTTATGAATGTATTAATAATGCGTGTGCCAAAAAATATCAGCATAGTAAAGCCTTCGTCATTTTGTCCACAGTGTATGGAAAATATTTCATGGAAAGATAACATACCAGTAATCAGTTATATTTTATTAAAAGGCAGATGCAGGCACTGCAAAAAAAGTATACCCATAATGTATCCGCTTACAGAAATTCTTTCATCACTTCTATTTGTTGTAATTTATTTAAAGTTTGGTTTATCATTAATGTTTTTTAAGTATGTTATATTTATATTTTTAGTTCTTGTAGTTTCACTAACAGATATATATACATCTACTGGAGATTTTGAAACTGGTATGATACCAACAGTTTATATTGCACTTGGTATTTTAGCAGGGCTTATATTTGCTTTCTTTGAAGGCTATACTGCTTATTATCTTGCAGGTATTGCAGCGGGATATTTAGTGCTTTTTTTCCCAGCTTATTTTTATTCTCTAATCAGGCATAAAGAAGGTATGGGGGAAGGTGATTTTATGTTTTTTGCAATGGCAGGTGCTTTTACAGGGCTTGGTTCAATACCTGCTATTTTAACTTTTGCAGCATTTTTTGGAATAGTGGCAGGTATAGTAGTGGTGACAGTAACAAAAGATAGAAACTATCCAATACCTTTTGCACCAATGCTTGGTGTATCAGCTATAATATATGTATTTTTTGAGGAACTGCTTAACAGTTACAACTGGAGCAGTTTTATAATAAATTAA
- the lpxA gene encoding acyl-ACP--UDP-N-acetylglucosamine O-acyltransferase — translation MAIHPSAEVHKSAIVAESAEIGRNAYVGPHCVIGENVKIGMNAIVECHTEIGDRTILSPNAHVGGAPQDYSFKNEDTKLIIGTDCLIREFAPIHRATTKEDWKTVIGNGCMIMALSHIGHDCKFGNNVTLVASMIPGHVHIDDYVLISGYAGIHQGVHVGTMAMVAGMSHISLDVPPYCIAANPVKGRIAGLNVVGLKRRGVSSEARRELARALKIFLDRSYTLDAAKEKLKELEQFNEIVTFRNFIEESSRRGITRV, via the coding sequence ATGGCAATACACCCAAGTGCAGAAGTGCATAAAAGTGCAATAGTAGCAGAAAGTGCAGAGATAGGCAGAAATGCTTATGTTGGACCACATTGTGTAATAGGTGAAAATGTAAAAATAGGTATGAATGCAATAGTAGAATGTCATACAGAGATAGGGGACAGAACTATTTTATCTCCAAATGCACATGTGGGTGGTGCACCGCAGGATTATTCCTTTAAAAATGAAGATACAAAACTAATCATAGGCACAGACTGTCTAATTAGAGAATTTGCTCCAATTCACAGAGCCACCACAAAAGAAGACTGGAAAACAGTGATAGGCAATGGCTGTATGATTATGGCTTTATCACATATTGGACACGACTGTAAATTTGGAAATAATGTTACACTTGTAGCATCTATGATACCAGGTCATGTTCATATTGATGACTATGTATTAATTTCTGGCTATGCAGGAATACATCAAGGTGTTCATGTTGGCACAATGGCTATGGTTGCAGGTATGAGCCATATTTCATTAGATGTGCCGCCATACTGTATTGCAGCAAACCCAGTTAAAGGCAGAATTGCAGGGCTTAATGTGGTTGGTTTAAAAAGGCGTGGAGTATCAAGCGAAGCTAGACGAGAGCTTGCTCGTGCTTTAAAAATATTTCTTGACAGGTCATATACATTAGATGCTGCAAAAGAAAAATTAAAAGAATTAGAACAGTTTAATGAAATTGTTACTTTTAGAAATTTTATAGAAGAATCTTCCCGCAGAGGAATAACAAGAGTTTAG
- a CDS encoding IS3 family transposase: MCSNKLNRAFTSERPCLKWVTDVAEIKINNEKVYLSAIMDLYNREVKAYSISKYNNEDMVIDSLKQAIDKVKDTTGLMIHSDQGILYQANEFRNLLKSYNIEQSMSRRGNCYDNAVMESFFAVLKCEFVYINKFKNIEQFKYELEKYIDFYNNYRIKANGLTPLQEKEIYLVA, from the coding sequence ATATGCAGCAATAAATTAAACAGAGCCTTTACAAGTGAGAGACCATGTTTAAAATGGGTAACAGATGTGGCAGAGATAAAAATTAATAATGAAAAGGTGTATTTATCAGCAATAATGGATTTATATAACAGAGAAGTCAAAGCATACAGCATAAGTAAATATAATAATGAAGATATGGTAATTGATAGTTTAAAGCAGGCAATAGATAAAGTAAAAGATACAACAGGGTTAATGATACATTCAGACCAGGGCATATTATATCAGGCTAATGAGTTTAGAAATTTATTAAAGTCCTATAATATAGAGCAGAGTATGTCAAGGCGTGGCAACTGCTATGATAATGCTGTTATGGAAAGTTTCTTTGCTGTATTAAAATGTGAATTTGTTTACATTAACAAGTTCAAAAATATAGAACAGTTTAAATATGAACTTGAAAAATATATTGATTTCTATAATAATTACAGAATCAAAGCTAATGGACTTACACCTTTACAGGAAAAAGAAATTTATTTAGTGGCTTAG
- a CDS encoding GNAT family N-acetyltransferase: MSKIVFEKENFKIKCAEKEDALTIYELIKGIAEYEKMLDEVENTPEMIKEWLFEKKTAETYIGEEYGKPVGFILFFHNYSTFVGRAGIYVEDLFVIPEKRGKGYGKLLLAFAAHTAVERNCGRMEWTCLNWNKPSLDFYGSIGAVKMTEWTTHRLAGNTLSNFAKSLK; the protein is encoded by the coding sequence ATGAGTAAGATCGTATTTGAAAAAGAAAATTTTAAAATCAAATGTGCTGAAAAAGAAGATGCACTTACTATTTATGAGCTTATCAAAGGTATTGCTGAATATGAAAAAATGCTTGATGAAGTAGAAAATACTCCAGAAATGATAAAAGAATGGTTATTTGAGAAAAAAACTGCAGAAACATATATTGGTGAAGAATATGGCAAACCAGTTGGATTTATTTTATTTTTCCATAACTACTCTACTTTTGTTGGCAGAGCAGGAATATATGTAGAAGACTTATTTGTTATACCTGAAAAAAGGGGCAAAGGATATGGTAAATTGTTACTAGCTTTTGCTGCACATACTGCAGTTGAAAGAAACTGTGGCAGAATGGAATGGACATGCCTTAACTGGAATAAACCATCACTTGATTTTTATGGAAGCATAGGCGCAGTTAAAATGACAGAATGGACTACTCACCGCCTTGCAGGAAACACTCTTTCTAATTTTGCAAAAAGCTTGAAATAA
- the lpxI gene encoding UDP-2,3-diacylglucosamine diphosphatase LpxI domain-containing protein (LpxI, functionally equivalent to LpxH, replaces it in LPS biosynthesis in a minority of bacteria.), translated as MEQKNQAPITAGIYSKVKPDKKILSDTAFGYYISKDIGRNDAGQTVVVKNNTIMAVEAFEGRLDTISRGCHFANGKAVIVISGKHSKSDESINPLIDLSLLRYALECGSKAVALEAERVTVSNLKECINYAVKSGLVFFAFNGTEILRYMKKSS; from the coding sequence ATGGAGCAAAAAAATCAGGCACCAATAACTGCAGGCATTTATTCAAAAGTAAAGCCGGATAAAAAAATATTATCAGATACTGCTTTTGGATACTATATCAGTAAAGATATAGGCAGAAATGATGCAGGTCAGACTGTTGTTGTAAAAAATAATACTATAATGGCAGTTGAAGCATTTGAAGGCAGGCTTGATACTATCAGCAGAGGCTGTCATTTTGCAAATGGAAAAGCTGTAATAGTTATTTCAGGCAAGCATTCTAAAAGTGACGAAAGTATAAATCCATTAATAGATTTATCTCTTTTACGATATGCTTTAGAGTGTGGCAGCAAAGCTGTTGCTCTGGAAGCTGAAAGAGTTACTGTATCAAATCTTAAAGAATGTATAAATTATGCAGTAAAAAGTGGGCTTGTTTTTTTTGCATTTAATGGCACAGAAATATTAAGATATATGAAAAAGAGCAGCTGA
- a CDS encoding Gfo/Idh/MocA family oxidoreductase — protein MLNVGLIGLGKMGKYHLNLYSDISDVKLMGICDANPDLVNELSEKTGVQGYTNYKEMFPYVDAVTIAAPTRFHYEIAKDCLLAGKHLLVEKPITTNYDHARELFDIAISKNLVLHIGHVERFNGAVQEIRKITENPRFVETKRVAQFNPNFKADSIVLDLMIHDIDIVLNLIGSPVKAIQAVGSKVHTDLADFASVNIAFENDAVANLYVSRMSQIKERFMTVYEDNALYKLDFTTQDINIYRQGQTQQTFSEKELRYKNEFIQERLFVYKENPLKSEIMHFINCVTGKTKRTVTVEHDLLSLNVALKTDELLRKGIFGQVEL, from the coding sequence ATGTTGAATGTAGGTTTAATCGGACTTGGTAAAATGGGAAAATATCACTTAAATTTATACAGTGATATTAGTGATGTTAAATTGATGGGTATTTGTGATGCAAACCCTGATTTAGTAAATGAATTATCAGAAAAAACTGGTGTGCAGGGTTACACTAATTATAAAGAAATGTTTCCTTATGTAGATGCAGTCACTATTGCAGCACCAACAAGATTTCATTATGAGATAGCTAAAGATTGTCTGCTTGCAGGTAAACATTTACTTGTAGAAAAACCTATTACAACTAACTATGACCATGCTCGTGAGCTTTTTGATATTGCAATATCAAAAAACTTAGTTCTCCATATTGGTCATGTGGAGCGTTTTAATGGTGCAGTGCAGGAAATTAGGAAAATTACAGAAAACCCAAGATTTGTGGAAACAAAAAGGGTTGCTCAGTTTAATCCTAACTTTAAAGCAGATAGTATTGTTCTTGATTTAATGATACATGATATTGACATAGTGTTAAATCTGATTGGCAGTCCTGTGAAAGCAATTCAAGCTGTGGGCTCAAAAGTTCATACTGATTTAGCTGATTTTGCATCAGTAAATATTGCTTTTGAAAATGATGCTGTTGCAAATTTATATGTGAGCCGTATGAGCCAGATAAAAGAAAGGTTTATGACAGTTTATGAAGATAATGCTCTTTATAAACTTGATTTTACTACTCAGGATATAAATATTTATCGTCAGGGGCAGACTCAGCAGACTTTTAGTGAAAAAGAATTACGATATAAAAATGAATTCATACAAGAAAGGTTATTTGTATATAAAGAAAATCCATTAAAAAGCGAAATAATGCACTTTATTAACTGTGTAACAGGTAAAACAAAAAGAACAGTTACTGTTGAGCATGATTTACTTTCATTAAATGTTGCTCTTAAAACAGATGAACTTTTACGCAAAGGCATATTTGGGCAAGTAGAGTTATAG
- the tyrS gene encoding tyrosine--tRNA ligase, producing the protein MHDIESQLELIKRGTAEIISEEDLIAKLKQNRPLNVKAGFDPTAPDLHLGHTVVLQKMKHFQELGHNVTFLIGDFTGMIGDPTGKSETRKPLIKEQVLANAETYKEQVFKILDPEKTKICFNSAWLEPLTMKETLSLMAKFTVARIIERDDFQKRYKSGEPIGMHEFMYPIMQGFDSVNMNADIELGGTDQKFNLLVGRDLLRQYGKEAQVAITMPIIEGLDGVQKMSKSLGNYVGISESPKDMFGKLMSISDELMFRYYTLLSDMSLKDIEKMKQDIETGDFHPMTAKKNLAKEIVSRYHGTKAGVEAEEEFVRVFSNKNVPTDIQEYKIQGCFLDIILALNFASSKSEARRLAEQGGIHFENEKVYDLTTAPEHEGILKVGKRKFAKLIK; encoded by the coding sequence ATGCATGATATTGAAAGCCAGTTAGAGCTTATAAAACGCGGCACAGCAGAGATTATTTCAGAGGAAGACTTAATTGCAAAATTAAAACAAAATAGACCACTGAATGTAAAAGCAGGTTTTGACCCAACAGCACCAGATTTACATTTAGGTCATACTGTTGTGCTGCAGAAAATGAAACATTTTCAAGAGCTCGGGCATAATGTTACATTTTTAATTGGTGACTTTACAGGTATGATTGGTGACCCTACTGGCAAATCAGAGACAAGAAAACCGCTTATAAAAGAGCAGGTATTAGCAAATGCAGAAACATATAAAGAGCAGGTATTTAAAATATTAGACCCAGAAAAAACTAAAATATGCTTTAATTCTGCATGGCTTGAGCCGTTAACTATGAAAGAAACTTTATCTTTAATGGCAAAATTTACAGTAGCAAGAATTATAGAAAGGGATGATTTCCAAAAAAGATATAAATCTGGCGAGCCTATTGGTATGCATGAGTTTATGTATCCCATAATGCAGGGCTTTGATTCTGTAAATATGAATGCAGATATAGAGCTTGGTGGAACAGACCAGAAATTTAATCTGCTTGTAGGAAGAGATTTATTAAGGCAGTATGGAAAAGAAGCACAGGTTGCAATTACTATGCCTATTATTGAAGGTCTTGACGGCGTGCAGAAAATGAGTAAATCTCTTGGTAACTATGTTGGCATATCAGAAAGTCCAAAAGATATGTTTGGTAAACTTATGTCTATAAGTGATGAGTTAATGTTTAGATATTACACATTATTAAGCGATATGAGCTTAAAAGACATAGAAAAAATGAAGCAGGATATAGAAACTGGCGATTTTCATCCAATGACAGCTAAGAAAAACCTGGCAAAAGAAATCGTTTCCCGTTATCATGGCACAAAAGCAGGTGTTGAAGCAGAAGAAGAGTTTGTAAGAGTGTTTTCAAATAAAAATGTTCCAACAGATATTCAGGAATATAAAATACAAGGCTGCTTTTTAGATATTATACTAGCATTAAATTTTGCGTCATCTAAATCTGAAGCAAGAAGACTTGCAGAACAGGGCGGTATACATTTTGAAAATGAAAAAGTGTATGACTTAACTACTGCACCAGAACATGAAGGAATACTTAAAGTTGGCAAAAGAAAATTTGCTAAATTAATAAAATAA
- a CDS encoding DUF1015 domain-containing protein: protein MAIVRPFRGVRYDTEQVLLKNVITPPYDVITPEMRAAYAAKSPYNVVLIDLPVGDDDRYAVAGNLYRKWKDAGILIKGQDKSFYLYEQVYEYGGKTYVRSGFVGALKLSEFGKGQVFPHEKTLSGPKADRYELMKASKANFSQIFGLYQDNENRLSVLFNDVKKAMPSASAIDETGVKHSVWTISDENSITKIESFMRDKAIYIADGHHRYETALKYRDDMRVQEGLTEGEERYYDYVMMMFVNFMDEGLKVFPTHRVIDVADNFEDKDFIEYASSLFEVCKLESRESAEKFLKDNINIPGAWVYYGKQGIYGMNLLQESVEKQHPVYRKVSTYLLEDLVLKGYFKYSDERLLAKAGIHFIQSWEEIDDYKKENSSVAFILNGENMESIRDVSESGLVMPQKSTYFYPKLATGLLFNDL, encoded by the coding sequence GTGGCTATTGTTAGGCCTTTTAGAGGCGTAAGATATGATACTGAACAAGTGTTATTAAAAAATGTTATTACACCACCTTACGATGTTATTACACCAGAAATGAGAGCTGCCTATGCAGCTAAATCTCCTTACAATGTGGTCTTAATTGATTTACCTGTTGGAGATGACGACAGATATGCTGTTGCTGGTAATCTATATCGTAAATGGAAAGATGCAGGTATATTGATAAAAGGTCAAGATAAATCTTTCTATCTTTATGAACAGGTGTATGAATATGGCGGTAAAACTTATGTCCGTTCTGGGTTTGTTGGAGCTTTAAAATTATCAGAATTTGGCAAAGGTCAAGTTTTCCCACATGAAAAAACACTTTCAGGTCCAAAAGCTGATAGATATGAGCTTATGAAAGCATCAAAAGCTAATTTTTCACAAATTTTTGGCTTATATCAGGATAATGAAAACAGGCTTTCAGTATTATTTAATGATGTGAAAAAAGCAATGCCTTCTGCGTCAGCTATTGATGAAACTGGTGTAAAACATTCTGTATGGACAATATCTGATGAAAACTCTATTACAAAAATAGAAAGCTTTATGAGAGATAAAGCAATTTATATTGCTGATGGTCATCACAGGTATGAAACAGCTTTAAAATACAGAGATGATATGCGTGTTCAAGAAGGTCTTACAGAGGGGGAAGAGCGTTATTATGATTATGTTATGATGATGTTTGTGAACTTTATGGATGAAGGTTTAAAAGTATTCCCTACTCATAGAGTTATAGATGTTGCAGACAATTTTGAAGATAAAGATTTTATTGAATATGCCTCATCATTATTTGAAGTATGTAAATTAGAATCAAGAGAAAGTGCAGAAAAATTTTTAAAAGATAATATAAATATTCCTGGAGCATGGGTATACTATGGTAAGCAGGGAATATATGGTATGAATTTATTACAGGAATCTGTTGAAAAGCAGCACCCAGTATATAGAAAAGTAAGCACATACCTTTTAGAAGATTTAGTGTTAAAAGGCTATTTTAAATACAGCGACGAAAGGCTGCTTGCAAAAGCAGGTATTCATTTTATTCAAAGCTGGGAAGAAATAGATGATTATAAAAAAGAAAATTCTTCAGTTGCATTTATATTAAATGGGGAAAATATGGAATCTATCAGAGATGTTTCTGAAAGCGGTCTTGTTATGCCTCAAAAATCAACTTATTTCTATCCAAAATTAGCAACAGGATTATTATTTAATGATTTATAA